A region of Pontiella agarivorans DNA encodes the following proteins:
- the rpsJ gene encoding 30S ribosomal protein S10: MTNQRIRIRLKSFDHRVLDVSATEIVETARRTGARVAGPIPLPTRIERFTVNKSPHVNKKSMEQFEIRTHKRLLDIIDPTIKTVDELKKLNLPAGVDITIKI; encoded by the coding sequence ATGACAAACCAGAGAATCAGAATTCGGCTGAAGTCGTTCGACCATCGCGTCCTCGATGTTTCCGCCACTGAAATTGTCGAAACGGCACGCCGCACAGGCGCCCGCGTTGCGGGTCCTATTCCGCTGCCGACCCGTATCGAACGGTTCACTGTGAACAAAAGTCCGCACGTGAACAAGAAGTCGATGGAACAGTTCGAGATCCGCACGCACAAGCGTCTGCTCGACATCATTGATCCCACCATCAAAACCGTGGATGAGCTGAAGAAGCTCAATCTTCCGGCCGGTGTGGATATCACCATTAAGATCTAA
- the fusA gene encoding elongation factor G — protein MTVVSKDKRKDANGSDSRREAEGRAHPLASVRNIGIIAHIDAGKTTTSERILYYSGKVHKIGEVHDGTATMDWMIQEQERGITITSAATTCFWQDHQINIIDTPGHVDFTVEVERSLRVLDGAVGVLCAVGGVQPQSETVWRQANKYSVPRLAFVNKMDRMGADFYNVVDQMQQKLKAPAVAIQLPIGAAETFKGLIDLISMKAMHFSEDDMGSKVEYVDIPADMAADAEAYRAELIEKVAEVDEELLEAYMDDAGVSESALIAALRRATIANDIVPVLVGSSLKNKGVQPLLDAVVSLLPSPLDIPAVEGVNPKSEKELSREASDFEPLTGLVFKMATDKFVGKLAFVRVYAGQLKKGQNIYNPRTKKRERIGRLLRLHANHREDIDVLYAGEIGGMVGQKLFTTGDTVCAENDPIVLENIEFPEPVISMAIEPKSTADKDALVDALKDLAEEDPTFRTSIHDETGQTIIEGMGELHLEIIRDRILREYKVQANAGKPMVAYRESVSAKGEGSFTFERTIGDENHFAALTLAVEPNGAGAGNIIQFDVSGKIIPDEYRKGIEEGIADALLTGVLGNYAIIDTAVTVIGGQAHDMDSSEMAFRSAAVMALREAVVQAGPVLLEPIMLLEIESPEEHLGDVMGDLNSRRGRIREIKASNDLQVVQADVPLAEVFGYATSLRSLTKGRASYSMEPQAFDPVPSHMTDAILNR, from the coding sequence ATGACTGTTGTGAGTAAAGATAAAAGAAAAGATGCAAACGGTTCGGATTCCCGTCGGGAAGCCGAGGGACGTGCGCACCCGCTCGCATCTGTACGCAACATCGGTATCATTGCCCATATTGATGCGGGTAAGACAACGACCTCCGAGCGAATTCTGTATTACTCGGGAAAAGTTCATAAAATCGGTGAAGTTCATGACGGTACTGCCACGATGGACTGGATGATCCAGGAGCAGGAGCGCGGTATTACGATTACTTCCGCGGCCACGACCTGTTTCTGGCAGGATCATCAAATCAATATTATCGACACCCCCGGCCACGTTGATTTTACTGTGGAAGTGGAGCGCTCACTTCGCGTCCTTGATGGCGCAGTGGGCGTTTTGTGTGCTGTCGGGGGGGTTCAGCCTCAATCTGAAACAGTCTGGCGTCAGGCTAATAAATACAGCGTTCCGCGTCTCGCTTTTGTTAACAAAATGGATCGCATGGGTGCTGACTTCTATAATGTTGTCGATCAGATGCAGCAAAAGCTGAAAGCGCCTGCTGTGGCTATTCAGCTTCCGATCGGTGCAGCGGAAACGTTTAAAGGTCTGATTGATCTCATCTCCATGAAGGCTATGCATTTTTCCGAAGATGATATGGGTTCGAAGGTGGAATATGTGGATATTCCAGCTGATATGGCTGCCGATGCTGAAGCATATCGGGCTGAGCTGATCGAAAAGGTGGCTGAAGTCGATGAAGAGCTGCTTGAGGCCTATATGGATGATGCAGGGGTTTCTGAGAGCGCATTGATTGCCGCTCTGCGACGGGCCACTATTGCCAATGACATCGTTCCTGTGCTGGTCGGTTCATCGCTGAAAAATAAAGGGGTGCAGCCTCTGCTTGATGCTGTGGTTTCCCTGCTTCCTTCTCCGTTGGATATTCCGGCTGTTGAAGGGGTGAATCCGAAGTCGGAAAAAGAGCTGTCCCGCGAGGCGTCCGACTTTGAGCCGTTGACGGGTCTTGTCTTTAAAATGGCTACCGATAAATTTGTCGGAAAGCTGGCCTTTGTCCGTGTTTATGCCGGCCAGTTGAAAAAAGGACAGAATATTTACAATCCGCGCACCAAAAAGCGCGAGCGTATCGGCCGGCTCCTGCGTCTGCATGCGAATCACCGCGAGGATATCGACGTGCTGTATGCCGGAGAGATCGGCGGCATGGTTGGGCAAAAGCTTTTCACTACAGGTGATACGGTCTGTGCCGAAAATGATCCGATTGTTCTGGAAAATATCGAGTTTCCGGAGCCTGTGATTTCTATGGCCATTGAGCCTAAGTCCACGGCCGATAAGGATGCTTTGGTGGATGCACTTAAAGATCTCGCGGAGGAAGATCCGACTTTCCGTACGTCGATTCACGATGAAACCGGTCAGACCATTATCGAAGGTATGGGCGAGCTTCATTTGGAAATTATCCGGGACCGGATTCTGCGTGAATATAAAGTGCAGGCTAATGCCGGAAAGCCCATGGTGGCTTACCGCGAATCTGTTTCTGCTAAAGGCGAGGGTTCGTTCACTTTTGAGCGAACGATTGGTGATGAAAACCACTTTGCTGCACTGACTTTGGCCGTTGAGCCGAATGGCGCCGGTGCAGGCAATATTATTCAATTTGATGTTTCCGGTAAAATTATTCCCGATGAATACCGAAAAGGTATCGAAGAGGGTATCGCCGATGCGCTGCTCACCGGTGTCCTCGGAAACTACGCTATCATCGATACCGCAGTTACGGTGATCGGCGGGCAGGCCCACGATATGGATTCTTCTGAAATGGCTTTCCGTTCAGCGGCGGTAATGGCGCTTCGTGAAGCGGTCGTTCAGGCGGGTCCGGTTCTTTTGGAGCCGATTATGCTGCTGGAGATAGAATCCCCTGAGGAGCACCTGGGCGATGTTATGGGTGACCTCAATAGCCGTCGCGGACGAATCCGCGAAATCAAGGCTTCCAATGATCTGCAGGTCGTGCAGGCGGATGTTCCGCTTGCCGAAGTTTTCGGATACGCAACAAGTCTGCGTTCCTTAACAAAGGGTAGAGCGAGCTATTCGATGGAGCCGCAAGCGTTTGATCCGGTTCCGTCGCATATGACAGACGCTATCCTTAACCGTTAG
- a CDS encoding cold-shock protein encodes MNTGTVKWFDAEKGFGFITPDGGGQDMFVHHSEIQVSGYASLDEGQQVSFEIGEGRKGPCATNVTPM; translated from the coding sequence ATGAATACAGGTACAGTTAAATGGTTCGACGCCGAAAAAGGCTTTGGTTTCATCACTCCAGACGGCGGCGGACAAGACATGTTCGTGCATCATTCGGAAATTCAGGTATCCGGATACGCCTCCCTCGATGAAGGCCAGCAAGTTTCTTTCGAAATTGGCGAAGGCCGCAAGGGTCCGTGCGCGACGAACGTTACCCCCATGTAA
- the rplD gene encoding 50S ribosomal protein L4 — MSKVPVKNIKGDSVGDFDVADNLLVLDKGDHAVHESVVAYNAAQRAGTASTKCKSEVHGSGKKPWKQKGLGRARAGYKQSNVWRGGYVAHGPKPRSYNKKVNKSTARLAFARAFSAKVQQGDITVIEELTLSAPKTKEFSAVVKNLGLDRGGLFIVDEAGENLLLASRNIQNVEVTTAKLVNIYQILRYKNVIVTKAGMEALLERIG; from the coding sequence ATGAGCAAAGTACCTGTAAAAAATATTAAGGGAGACAGCGTCGGTGATTTCGATGTTGCGGATAATCTCCTCGTTCTCGATAAGGGCGATCACGCGGTGCATGAATCCGTTGTTGCATACAATGCAGCGCAACGTGCCGGCACCGCATCGACCAAATGCAAATCCGAAGTTCACGGTTCCGGTAAGAAGCCGTGGAAACAGAAGGGTCTTGGCCGCGCACGTGCCGGTTACAAGCAGTCCAACGTCTGGCGTGGCGGTTATGTTGCGCATGGACCGAAGCCGCGCAGCTACAATAAAAAAGTCAACAAAAGTACCGCTCGTTTGGCATTTGCCCGGGCATTCAGTGCCAAAGTCCAGCAGGGCGATATCACTGTGATTGAAGAGCTGACGCTTTCCGCACCGAAGACGAAAGAGTTTTCGGCTGTGGTGAAAAACCTCGGTCTTGACCGTGGCGGACTTTTCATTGTTGACGAGGCGGGTGAAAATCTTCTGCTGGCGTCCCGAAATATTCAGAATGTTGAAGTGACGACTGCTAAGCTGGTCAATATCTACCAGATTCTCCGTTACAAGAACGTGATCGTAACAAAAGCCGGTATGGAAGCGCTCCTCGAGCGTATCGGATAA
- the rplW gene encoding 50S ribosomal protein L23 gives MKNSADIIKKVLLSEKGMILSEEQNKYMFSVAMDANKVEIKRAVEELFNVRVMAVNTMRRKGKKKRLRTARYGTTAASKRAVVTLHADDSINLV, from the coding sequence ATGAAGAATTCAGCCGATATCATTAAAAAAGTTTTGTTAAGCGAAAAGGGCATGATCCTCTCGGAGGAACAGAACAAATATATGTTCAGTGTCGCCATGGACGCTAATAAAGTAGAAATCAAACGAGCTGTTGAAGAGCTCTTCAATGTCCGTGTTATGGCCGTCAATACGATGCGCCGAAAAGGCAAGAAGAAGCGCCTTCGTACAGCTCGCTATGGAACCACTGCAGCATCGAAACGTGCTGTAGTAACATTGCATGCTGACGACAGCATTAACCTGGTCTAA
- the rplC gene encoding 50S ribosomal protein L3, which translates to MKGLIGKKLGMTSIYTEDGVAVPVTVIEAGPCVVTQLKDEDKDGYKAVQLGYGDQKEQRMNKPALGHLKKAGVAPKSVLREFRVEEAEVNVGDEVTAAAFEGVNYVDVIATGKGRGFQGVVKRYDFGGGRASHGGGWIRRTGSIGMCEFPARVFKGKKMPGQMGDKRVTTQNLKVVQVRPEENLILVKGSVPGAKGGIVTIKEALKKK; encoded by the coding sequence ATGAAAGGTTTGATTGGTAAGAAACTGGGCATGACCTCCATCTACACTGAAGATGGTGTTGCTGTTCCGGTTACCGTTATCGAAGCGGGTCCATGTGTTGTGACTCAGCTGAAAGATGAAGATAAGGATGGCTATAAAGCGGTACAGCTCGGCTATGGCGATCAGAAGGAGCAGCGCATGAATAAGCCCGCTCTTGGTCACTTGAAAAAGGCGGGTGTTGCACCGAAGAGCGTACTGCGTGAATTCCGCGTGGAAGAGGCGGAAGTGAATGTGGGTGACGAAGTTACCGCTGCGGCATTTGAAGGGGTTAATTACGTCGATGTAATTGCCACCGGCAAGGGACGTGGTTTTCAGGGCGTTGTAAAGCGTTACGATTTCGGCGGCGGTCGTGCATCGCACGGTGGCGGATGGATTCGTCGTACCGGTTCGATCGGTATGTGTGAATTTCCGGCTCGCGTCTTCAAGGGTAAGAAGATGCCTGGTCAGATGGGCGATAAGCGCGTCACCACGCAGAATTTGAAGGTTGTTCAGGTTCGTCCTGAAGAAAACCTGATTCTGGTAAAAGGATCTGTACCGGGCGCTAAAGGCGGAATCGTTACGATCAAAGAAGCCCTCAAGAAAAAGTAA
- the rpsL gene encoding 30S ribosomal protein S12 — MPTINQLVRKPRALQKKKSKSPALATCPQRRGVCLLVKTQTPKKPNSALRKVARVRLTNGREVNAYIGGEGHNLQEHSMVLVRGGRVKDLPGVRYHIVRGALDCLGVDGRKRGRSKYGAKRPKA, encoded by the coding sequence ATGCCGACTATTAATCAATTGGTAAGAAAGCCGCGTGCGCTGCAGAAAAAGAAAAGCAAGTCGCCCGCGCTGGCAACATGCCCGCAGCGACGCGGGGTGTGTTTGTTGGTTAAAACCCAGACGCCTAAGAAGCCGAACTCGGCTCTTCGTAAAGTTGCCCGTGTACGTCTGACTAACGGTCGTGAGGTCAACGCCTATATCGGCGGTGAAGGCCATAACCTGCAGGAACATAGCATGGTATTGGTTCGCGGCGGTCGTGTGAAAGACCTTCCGGGTGTTCGTTATCACATCGTTCGCGGAGCGCTCGACTGTCTCGGAGTTGATGGACGTAAGCGCGGCCGTTCGAAATATGGTGCGAAGCGCCCGAAAGCATAA
- the rpsS gene encoding 30S ribosomal protein S19 codes for MSRSLKKGPYVDLKLIKKVRKMEDAGRKQPIKTWARASVIVPEMVGHTFNVHNGKVFVPVFVTENMVGHKLGEFSPTRAFRTHGMATEK; via the coding sequence ATGAGTCGTTCACTGAAAAAAGGTCCATATGTTGATCTTAAGCTGATTAAGAAGGTCCGCAAAATGGAAGATGCCGGTCGTAAACAGCCCATCAAGACGTGGGCTCGTGCTTCGGTTATCGTTCCTGAAATGGTGGGGCACACCTTCAACGTCCACAACGGTAAAGTATTCGTTCCGGTGTTTGTTACGGAGAATATGGTCGGGCACAAACTGGGAGAGTTTTCTCCTACCCGAGCCTTCAGAACTCACGGTATGGCGACGGAAAAATAG
- the rpsG gene encoding 30S ribosomal protein S7, giving the protein MARRHRAEKRELIPDPRYNNQLVAYMINCVMERGKKSVAAKIVYGALEDIRGQLKDEDPVVVFTTAIENVSPRLEVKSRRVGGATYQVPLEVKPKRQIALATRWLIAFAGNRKGVPMQKALANEVIDAYKGQGAAIKKRDDTHKMAQANKAFAHYRW; this is encoded by the coding sequence ATGGCTAGAAGACATAGAGCTGAAAAACGAGAGTTGATTCCGGATCCGCGGTACAATAACCAGCTGGTTGCATACATGATCAACTGCGTTATGGAACGTGGTAAAAAGTCTGTTGCGGCGAAAATTGTATATGGAGCACTCGAAGATATTCGGGGGCAGTTGAAAGACGAGGATCCGGTAGTTGTATTTACTACTGCGATTGAAAACGTCTCTCCGCGACTTGAAGTTAAATCCCGCCGTGTTGGTGGGGCAACCTATCAGGTTCCGCTGGAAGTCAAGCCCAAGCGTCAGATTGCATTGGCTACACGCTGGTTGATCGCTTTTGCGGGCAATCGGAAAGGTGTTCCGATGCAGAAAGCCCTGGCGAATGAAGTGATTGATGCCTACAAGGGCCAGGGTGCGGCCATCAAGAAGCGTGATGACACGCACAAAATGGCTCAGGCAAACAAAGCCTTCGCCCACTATCGTTGGTAA
- the rplB gene encoding 50S ribosomal protein L2: MPLKAHKPYTPSRRHMVLSDFAEITKSSPERSLIKAKKQKSGRNSAGRISVRHRGGGHKRRYRVIDFKRDKFGVPAIVAGIEYDPNRSARIALLHYADGEKRYIIAPAKLEVGSTVMSGPEAEPTVGNALPLGKIPVGMAVHNIELVAGKGGQLVRSAGTSAQLMSREDDWANVKMPSGEIRMIRTTCYATVGRVGNVEHDNIVMGKAGRKRWLGIRPTVRGVAMNPVDHPMGGGEGRTSGGGHPKSPWGLLAKGKRTRDKHKQTNKYVVERRKK; this comes from the coding sequence ATGCCTTTAAAAGCACACAAACCGTACACACCGAGCCGCCGGCATATGGTGTTGTCCGATTTCGCAGAGATCACGAAGAGCAGCCCTGAGCGCTCATTGATTAAAGCGAAAAAGCAGAAATCCGGCCGTAACAGTGCGGGACGTATTTCGGTGCGTCACCGTGGAGGTGGTCATAAGCGCCGCTACCGTGTAATCGATTTTAAACGTGACAAGTTCGGCGTGCCGGCAATTGTTGCGGGAATCGAGTACGATCCGAACCGTTCCGCGCGTATTGCCTTGTTGCATTATGCCGATGGTGAAAAACGTTACATCATTGCCCCGGCGAAACTCGAAGTCGGTTCAACCGTGATGTCCGGTCCTGAAGCCGAACCTACTGTAGGCAACGCACTTCCGCTGGGTAAAATCCCGGTTGGTATGGCAGTTCATAATATTGAACTGGTCGCTGGAAAGGGTGGTCAGCTGGTGCGTTCAGCGGGAACTTCAGCTCAGCTGATGTCCCGTGAGGACGATTGGGCCAATGTGAAGATGCCTTCCGGTGAAATCCGTATGATCCGCACCACCTGCTATGCGACAGTCGGTCGGGTGGGTAATGTGGAGCATGATAATATTGTGATGGGTAAAGCGGGCCGCAAACGCTGGCTGGGTATTCGGCCTACCGTACGTGGTGTTGCCATGAACCCGGTTGATCATCCGATGGGTGGTGGTGAAGGCCGTACCTCCGGTGGTGGACATCCGAAGTCCCCGTGGGGTCTGCTGGCTAAGGGTAAACGTACCCGCGATAAGCATAAACAGACCAACAAGTATGTTGTTGAGCGGAGGAAGAAATAA